In the Solanum pennellii chromosome 5, SPENNV200 genome, one interval contains:
- the LOC114077137 gene encoding uncharacterized protein LOC114077137, producing the protein MVDPTSTSTGSASIPSSGIDTGSHFYIHPSDNPGAVLVPVPFNGTGFHSWRRSVLRSLSVKNKLLFINSECKRPEVNHSSYRQWVRCDDMVTSWILNSLDRDIADSVKYVNDALKLWTELEDRYDQTNGAKFIKLRRK; encoded by the coding sequence ATGGTAGATCCTACTTCTACGAGCACTGGTTCAGCCAGTATTCCTTCATCTGGGATTGATACAGGGAGTCATTTCTACATTCATCCCTCAGATAATCCTGGAGCAGTACTTGTACCAGTTCCTTTTAATGGAACTGGTTTTCATTCATGGCGTCGTAGTGTACTTCGTTCTTTGTCAGTGAAGAACAAGCTATTGTTCATCAATAGTGAGTGTAAGAGACCAGAGGTGAATCATTCCAGTTATCGTCAATGGGTGAGGTGTGATGATATGGTCACTTCCTGGATTCTCAACTCTCTAGATCGAGATATTGCTGATAGTGTTAAATATGTCAATGATGCTCTGAAATTGTGGACAGAACTGGAGGATCGATATGATCAGACAAATGGAGCAAAATTTATCAAACTCAGAAGGAAATAA